In Paraconexibacter algicola, the following proteins share a genomic window:
- the hrcA gene encoding heat-inducible transcriptional repressor HrcA, with translation MVLSPRQETILRKVVDAYLVSAAPVGSKALAADPDLDCGPSTIRNELALLEEHGLLAHPHTSAGRVPTEAGHRYVVDRLLGGQLPLPAPQEPLELQLVRREVDEAMRVTTETLSQVTNLLAIVSAPPLDTATIRHIEVLALQPTVLMVVVITSTGGVTKRLFSFDAPVDSGLVSWAADELNGRLVGMGLGARMLAQRLNDPSFGPGERAFLQALSPVFTDLAATADDTLYVDGAARLLAEHGVQDLTQINELLTMLERRVSLLGVLQSALGERDVLVRIGQENETPALRSLAVVASGYGLPARKLGTVSVIGPVRMDYGAAIHTVREAAFQLSRFIEEVYE, from the coding sequence GTGGTGCTGAGCCCCCGCCAAGAGACGATCCTGCGCAAGGTCGTGGACGCGTACCTCGTGTCCGCCGCGCCCGTCGGCTCCAAGGCGCTCGCCGCCGACCCCGACCTCGACTGCGGGCCCTCCACGATCCGCAACGAGCTCGCGCTGCTCGAGGAGCACGGCCTGCTCGCGCACCCGCACACCTCCGCCGGCCGCGTCCCGACCGAGGCGGGCCACCGCTACGTCGTCGACCGCCTCCTCGGCGGCCAGCTGCCGCTGCCCGCGCCGCAGGAGCCGCTCGAGCTCCAGCTCGTCCGCCGCGAGGTCGACGAGGCGATGCGCGTCACCACCGAGACGCTCAGCCAGGTCACGAACCTCCTGGCGATCGTCTCCGCGCCGCCGCTGGACACCGCGACGATCCGGCACATCGAGGTGCTCGCGCTGCAGCCGACCGTGCTGATGGTCGTCGTCATCACCAGCACCGGCGGCGTCACCAAGCGGCTGTTCTCGTTCGACGCGCCCGTCGACAGCGGCCTCGTCTCCTGGGCCGCCGACGAGCTCAACGGCCGCCTGGTCGGCATGGGCCTCGGTGCGCGGATGCTCGCGCAGCGCCTCAACGACCCGTCCTTCGGGCCGGGCGAGCGCGCGTTCCTGCAGGCGCTCAGCCCGGTCTTCACCGATCTCGCCGCCACCGCCGACGACACGCTCTACGTCGACGGGGCCGCCCGGCTGCTCGCCGAGCACGGCGTCCAGGACCTCACCCAGATCAACGAGCTGCTGACGATGCTCGAGCGGCGCGTGTCGCTGCTGGGCGTCCTGCAGTCCGCGCTCGGGGAGCGCGACGTGCTCGTGCGCATCGGCCAGGAGAACGAGACGCCGGCGCTGCGCTCGCTCGCCGTGGTCGCCTCCGGCTACGGCCTGCCCGCCCGCAAGCTCGGCACCGTCTCGGTGATCGGCCCGGTCCGCATGGACTACGGCGCCGCGATCCACACCGTCCGCGAGGCGGCCTTCCAGCTCTCCCGCTTCATCGAAGAGGTCTACGAATGA
- the holA gene encoding DNA polymerase III subunit delta: MSTPAAAVWKPAYLIHGDDHGRITERRSGLRARAEAESDSGGIELYEGDDAQPEVVAGALCAMTFATGRRFLVVDGVERWKDDAVKRHLVPVLAAIGPDTTVAFFGREDGRAKVPASLGKAVAAAGGVVRAETAVKGREMIPWVRGEAGRHGIELDGVAAATLVGEVGERQQRLVRELEKLALYHGRGARLGEDDVRVLAASSSETQIWGFVDAVAGGDGRRAVREYLALREQGESLPRLVPMIAKRIREVLGIAQQLAAGASPAQVKAGFKGSPWAADKRIKEARGADPDRLRVALETLADLELDTRGGSTLDQETSALLAIGRITGRAA, from the coding sequence GTGAGCACCCCCGCCGCCGCCGTCTGGAAGCCCGCCTACCTCATCCACGGGGACGACCACGGTCGCATCACCGAGCGCCGCTCCGGACTGCGGGCCCGCGCCGAGGCGGAGTCCGACAGCGGCGGCATCGAGCTCTACGAGGGCGACGACGCCCAGCCGGAGGTCGTCGCCGGCGCCCTCTGCGCGATGACGTTCGCGACCGGCCGTCGCTTCCTCGTCGTCGACGGCGTCGAGCGCTGGAAGGACGACGCCGTCAAGCGGCACCTCGTGCCCGTCCTGGCCGCGATCGGCCCGGACACCACGGTCGCGTTCTTCGGCCGCGAGGACGGTCGCGCGAAGGTCCCGGCGTCGCTCGGCAAGGCGGTCGCCGCCGCCGGCGGCGTCGTGCGCGCGGAGACCGCGGTGAAGGGCCGCGAGATGATCCCGTGGGTCCGCGGCGAGGCGGGCCGCCACGGCATCGAGCTCGACGGGGTCGCCGCCGCCACGCTCGTCGGCGAGGTCGGGGAGCGCCAGCAGCGTCTCGTCCGCGAGCTCGAGAAGCTCGCGCTCTACCACGGCCGCGGCGCGCGCCTGGGGGAGGACGATGTCCGCGTCCTCGCCGCCTCCTCCTCGGAGACGCAGATCTGGGGGTTCGTCGACGCGGTCGCCGGCGGGGACGGTCGCCGCGCGGTCCGCGAGTACCTCGCGCTGCGCGAGCAGGGGGAATCGCTGCCGCGGCTCGTCCCGATGATCGCCAAGCGCATCCGCGAGGTGCTGGGGATCGCGCAGCAGCTCGCCGCCGGCGCCTCGCCGGCGCAGGTGAAGGCCGGCTTCAAGGGCAGCCCGTGGGCGGCGGACAAGCGGATCAAGGAGGCGCGCGGCGCCGACCCCGACCGGTTGCGCGTCGCGCTGGAGACGCTCGCCGACCTCGAGCTCGACACGCGCGGGGGCAGCACGCTGGACCAGGAGACCTCGGCGCTGCTGGCGATCGGCCGGATCACCGGCCGGGCGGCCTGA
- the rpsT gene encoding 30S ribosomal protein S20, with the protein MANIHSQKKRILRAERERLENRRYTTKIKTYFRRLEAAVAAGDDATADTEHLELVRTIDKAVKRGALHKNTGARKKSRAARTRAGQPAA; encoded by the coding sequence ATGGCCAACATTCACTCTCAGAAGAAGCGCATCCTGCGCGCCGAGCGGGAGCGTCTCGAGAACCGTCGTTACACGACGAAGATCAAGACCTACTTCCGTCGCCTCGAGGCCGCCGTCGCCGCCGGTGACGACGCGACCGCCGACACCGAGCACCTCGAGCTCGTCCGCACGATCGACAAGGCCGTCAAGCGCGGCGCGCTGCACAAGAACACCGGCGCGCGCAAGAAGAGCCGCGCCGCCCGCACCCGCGCGGGCCAGCCCGCCGCGTAG
- a CDS encoding MaoC/PaaZ C-terminal domain-containing protein: protein MSALQPGEPLPELVVTPDKLLPVRYAGASGDFNPIHVDEEFARAVGLPGRILHGLWTMAQVARAHTEAAGGPATLRSLAVQFRGMGLPEQEITVTGTVRTVEDGIATVDAVATQADRPIVRDAVAELDLR, encoded by the coding sequence GTGAGCGCCCTGCAGCCCGGCGAGCCGCTCCCCGAGCTCGTCGTCACCCCGGACAAGCTCCTGCCCGTCCGCTACGCCGGCGCCTCCGGCGACTTCAACCCGATCCACGTCGACGAGGAGTTCGCGCGCGCCGTCGGCCTGCCCGGACGCATCCTCCACGGGCTCTGGACGATGGCGCAGGTCGCGCGCGCCCACACCGAGGCGGCGGGTGGCCCCGCGACGCTGCGGAGCCTCGCGGTGCAGTTCCGCGGCATGGGGCTCCCGGAGCAGGAGATCACGGTCACCGGGACCGTCCGCACCGTCGAGGACGGGATCGCGACCGTCGACGCCGTCGCCACCCAGGCCGACCGCCCGATCGTCCGCGACGCGGTCGCCGAGCTCGACCTGCGCTGA
- a CDS encoding MOSC domain-containing protein, translating into MSGTVLSVNVGRAREHGASRGRPVRSAIRKAPQPGRVALHGEALAGDEQVERRYHGGPDQAVYAYASEDLAWWATELGLDAISPGTIGENLTTRDVDPNGAVIGERWRVGPVLLAVTAPRIPCAKLGRVFPGTGIVRRFAHAGRTGAYLRILEPGDVGAGDAVTVVDRPAHGVTVADVARIVQHERHRAAELRAVPELASRLAAWAADAD; encoded by the coding sequence GTGTCCGGCACGGTGCTCAGCGTCAACGTCGGCCGCGCCCGTGAGCACGGCGCAAGCCGCGGGCGCCCGGTGCGCAGTGCGATCCGCAAGGCCCCGCAGCCGGGCCGCGTCGCGCTCCACGGCGAGGCGCTCGCGGGCGACGAGCAGGTCGAGCGCCGCTACCACGGCGGCCCCGACCAGGCCGTCTACGCGTACGCGTCGGAGGACCTCGCCTGGTGGGCGACGGAGCTCGGGCTCGACGCGATCTCGCCGGGCACGATCGGGGAGAACCTCACGACCCGGGACGTCGACCCCAACGGCGCGGTGATCGGCGAGCGCTGGCGGGTCGGCCCGGTGCTGCTGGCGGTGACGGCGCCGCGGATCCCGTGCGCGAAGCTCGGGCGCGTCTTCCCGGGGACCGGCATCGTGCGGCGGTTCGCACACGCGGGCCGCACCGGGGCGTACCTGCGCATCCTCGAGCCCGGGGACGTCGGTGCCGGCGACGCGGTCACCGTGGTCGACCGGCCGGCGCACGGCGTCACGGTCGCGGACGTCGCGCGGATCGTGCAGCACGAGCGCCACCGGGCCGCCGAGCTGCGTGCGGTCCCGGAGCTCGCGTCGCGCCTGGCCGCCTGGGCGGCCGACGCGGACTGA
- a CDS encoding FAS1-like dehydratase domain-containing protein: MPVSTRAVGRTFPAATYAVGREKIREYALAVGETDPLHHDLEAARRAGYADLVAPPMFVAVYAAPALGPALFDPEVGIDFAHMVHAGQEFRWGPLVVAGDEIATTVTVHEITERDGRGFYTFVSTSTNQRDEIVCVGTWTNVVREA; this comes from the coding sequence GTGCCCGTCTCCACCCGCGCCGTCGGCAGGACCTTCCCCGCGGCCACCTACGCGGTCGGCCGCGAGAAGATCCGCGAGTACGCGCTGGCCGTGGGAGAGACCGACCCGCTGCACCACGACCTCGAGGCGGCGCGCAGGGCGGGCTACGCCGACCTCGTCGCGCCCCCGATGTTCGTCGCCGTCTACGCCGCCCCTGCGCTGGGCCCCGCGCTGTTCGACCCCGAGGTCGGCATCGACTTCGCGCACATGGTCCACGCGGGCCAGGAGTTCCGCTGGGGACCGCTCGTCGTGGCGGGCGACGAGATCGCGACCACGGTGACCGTGCACGAGATCACCGAGCGGGACGGTCGCGGCTTCTACACCTTCGTGTCCACCTCCACGAACCAGCGCGACGAGATCGTCTGCGTCGGCACGTGGACGAACGTCGTCCGCGAGGCCTGA
- a CDS encoding PLP-dependent aminotransferase family protein has translation MHNDNTEHRVIEDVRAAARLLPPGSRLPSVRELTARHRASPVTVQRAITRLAAEGVVDPRPGSGTFVAERAASPAAPSSGDGPADLSWQEVALGGRPTHAGALDELLRLAGPGELPLSTGYLEPALQPRGALATALARAGRRETVWDRGPTAGLPELRAWFARDAGGAFTADDVLVTAGGQAALATTFRALAQPGELLLVESPTYLGALAAARAAGLRVVPVPSDRDGVRPDLLADAFSRTGSRLFYAQPTYANPHGAVLAPDRRAAVLDVVAAAGAFLVEDDAARDLAIDGDPPPPLAADDRHGHVVLLRSLTKSVAPGLRVGAIAARGPAGSRLRAARLLDDFYVSGPLQQTAVDLVGSPTWRRHRKQLRSGLAARRDALLAALAATLPDAVPLGRPAGGFHVWVRLPDGVDDVQLALAARAAGVVVSPGRPWFAAEPPAPFLRLTYAGAPPRDLTEAITRLAALI, from the coding sequence ATGCACAACGATAACACCGAGCACCGCGTTATCGAGGACGTGAGGGCGGCTGCGAGGCTCCTCCCACCTGGCAGCCGCCTTCCGTCCGTGCGGGAGCTGACCGCCCGCCACCGCGCCTCCCCCGTGACCGTCCAGCGCGCGATCACCCGGCTGGCCGCCGAGGGCGTCGTCGACCCCCGGCCCGGCAGCGGCACCTTCGTCGCCGAGCGCGCGGCCTCCCCCGCCGCTCCGTCGTCCGGCGACGGTCCCGCCGACCTCTCCTGGCAGGAGGTCGCGCTCGGCGGCCGCCCCACCCACGCCGGCGCCCTCGACGAGCTGCTGCGCCTCGCCGGGCCCGGCGAGCTGCCGCTGAGCACCGGGTACCTGGAGCCCGCGCTCCAGCCGCGAGGCGCGCTGGCGACCGCGCTGGCCCGCGCCGGGCGCCGCGAGACCGTCTGGGACCGCGGCCCGACCGCCGGCCTGCCCGAGCTGCGCGCCTGGTTCGCGCGCGACGCCGGCGGCGCGTTCACCGCCGACGACGTGCTCGTCACCGCGGGCGGGCAGGCGGCGCTCGCCACGACCTTCCGTGCGCTCGCCCAGCCCGGCGAGCTGCTGCTCGTGGAGTCCCCCACCTACCTCGGGGCGCTCGCGGCCGCCCGCGCCGCCGGCCTGCGCGTGGTGCCCGTCCCCAGCGACCGCGACGGCGTGCGCCCCGACCTCCTCGCCGACGCGTTCAGCCGCACCGGCTCACGGCTGTTCTACGCGCAGCCGACGTACGCCAACCCGCACGGGGCCGTGCTCGCGCCCGACCGGCGCGCCGCCGTCCTGGACGTCGTCGCCGCGGCCGGGGCGTTCCTCGTCGAGGACGACGCGGCGCGCGACCTCGCGATCGACGGCGACCCGCCCCCGCCGCTGGCCGCCGACGACCGCCACGGCCACGTCGTGCTGCTGCGCTCGCTGACGAAGTCGGTCGCCCCGGGCCTGCGGGTCGGGGCGATTGCCGCGCGCGGGCCCGCCGGCAGCCGGCTGCGCGCCGCGCGGCTGCTCGACGACTTCTACGTGTCCGGCCCGCTGCAGCAGACGGCCGTCGACCTCGTCGGCTCACCGACCTGGCGGCGACACCGCAAGCAGCTGCGCAGCGGCCTCGCCGCCCGGCGCGACGCGCTGCTGGCCGCCCTGGCCGCCACCCTCCCCGATGCCGTGCCCCTCGGTCGGCCCGCCGGCGGCTTCCACGTCTGGGTGCGCCTGCCCGACGGCGTCGACGACGTGCAGCTCGCGCTCGCCGCACGCGCCGCGGGCGTCGTCGTCAGCCCCGGTCGCCCGTGGTTCGCCGCCGAGCCCCCCGCCCCGTTCCTGCGCCTCACCTACGCCGGCGCCCCACCCCGCGACCTCACCGAGGCCATCACCCGCCTCGCCGCCCTCATCTAG
- a CDS encoding SDR family NAD(P)-dependent oxidoreductase, translating into MDLGLTGRACVVTGASQGIGREIALRLAAEGADVLVVARREDALGAVAQAASGPGRVVPCVADVTDPAAPARVLDAAHDAFGAVDVLVNNAGTSYVRALEELTDEDWHRNHELHVMAPMRLMQALAPRMADRGWGRIVNVTSSAGKRPSPMNAAYAVSKAGQLSLSRAFADAYAARGVLVNAVAPGITASELWVGEGGMADQLAGRDGGTREEAIAARAAKAPLGRMSTPAEIADVVVFLCSERAASVAGAAWSVDGGAVATIL; encoded by the coding sequence ATGGACCTCGGACTGACCGGCCGTGCGTGCGTCGTCACCGGCGCCTCCCAGGGGATCGGCCGCGAGATCGCGCTGCGGCTGGCTGCGGAGGGCGCCGACGTGCTCGTCGTGGCCCGCCGCGAGGACGCGCTGGGCGCGGTCGCGCAGGCGGCGTCCGGGCCGGGCCGCGTGGTGCCGTGCGTCGCGGACGTGACCGACCCGGCGGCGCCCGCGCGGGTGCTGGACGCCGCGCACGACGCCTTCGGGGCGGTCGACGTCCTCGTCAACAACGCGGGCACGTCCTACGTGCGGGCGCTGGAGGAGCTGACCGACGAGGACTGGCACCGCAACCACGAGCTGCACGTCATGGCCCCGATGCGGCTGATGCAGGCGCTGGCGCCCCGGATGGCCGACCGGGGCTGGGGGCGGATCGTCAACGTCACCTCCTCGGCGGGCAAGCGCCCGTCCCCGATGAACGCCGCCTACGCGGTGAGCAAGGCGGGGCAGCTGTCGCTCTCGCGGGCCTTCGCGGACGCCTACGCGGCGCGCGGGGTGCTCGTCAACGCGGTCGCCCCGGGGATCACGGCCAGCGAGCTGTGGGTCGGGGAGGGCGGGATGGCCGACCAGCTCGCGGGCCGCGACGGCGGCACCCGCGAGGAGGCGATCGCGGCGCGCGCGGCGAAGGCGCCGCTGGGCCGCATGTCGACCCCGGCGGAGATCGCCGACGTCGTCGTCTTCCTCTGCAGCGAGCGCGCCGCGAGCGTGGCGGGCGCCGCCTGGTCGGTCGACGGCGGCGCCGTCGCCACCATCCTCTAA
- the murJ gene encoding murein biosynthesis integral membrane protein MurJ yields the protein MTPQVPAQDGPPPSPAKPGGGGRAMALNTLLFSALTGLSRIAGLIREIVASSYFATSGAFSAFTIAFQVPNVVRSLFADAALSAAFVPVFTELLEQDRKQDAFRLASTLFWLVLSVLGAITALFMLGAGWLMPLFTGGEFTSELDQLTVGLSRVLFPIVLLLGINGLLVGILNAYDQFSIQALSPLIWNIVILVLLVATKPFFAGDDELYAYAIGVLVGTVVQVAMAVPALRRMGFNIAPNFRWRDPRVRQVLKLMLPVTIGLGLINFNLLINSFLGALVSEQAPRAIDAAFRIYMLPQGMFSVAVATVLYPALSRFAARRDHDGLRALTANGFRQIFLLLVPAAAATIALATPITRLVYEHGEFGPDSTKLVSSALFWFSFSLPFSGVNLLLTRTFFSLQRPWITTKLAGLNLLVNVVVSAALYGPFGIPGIVAGTVASSAFMTAAQMYCLRRELDNRLEVRETAVAIAKIVGAAVAFGLLAYWTWWGLDEVLGRSIPAQIVSVGSALTAGTIIYVGIVLLLDVREAAQIQRLLAGRLRRGR from the coding sequence GTGACGCCCCAGGTCCCCGCACAGGACGGTCCCCCGCCGAGCCCCGCCAAGCCCGGCGGCGGCGGTCGCGCCATGGCCCTCAACACGCTGCTGTTCAGCGCCCTGACGGGCCTGTCGCGCATCGCCGGCCTGATCCGCGAGATCGTCGCCTCCAGCTACTTCGCGACCAGTGGCGCCTTCTCGGCGTTCACGATCGCCTTCCAGGTCCCGAACGTCGTGCGCAGCCTCTTCGCCGACGCGGCGCTCAGCGCGGCCTTCGTGCCGGTGTTCACCGAGCTGCTGGAGCAGGACCGCAAGCAGGACGCGTTCCGGCTCGCGTCGACGCTGTTCTGGCTCGTGCTCAGCGTCCTCGGCGCGATCACCGCGCTGTTCATGCTCGGCGCGGGGTGGCTGATGCCGCTGTTCACCGGCGGCGAGTTCACCAGCGAGCTGGACCAGCTGACGGTCGGCCTCAGCCGCGTCCTGTTCCCGATCGTCCTGCTGCTGGGCATCAACGGCCTGCTCGTCGGGATCCTCAACGCCTACGACCAGTTCTCGATCCAGGCCCTGTCGCCGCTGATCTGGAACATCGTGATCCTCGTCCTCCTCGTCGCGACGAAGCCGTTCTTCGCGGGCGACGACGAGCTCTACGCGTACGCGATCGGGGTCCTCGTCGGCACGGTCGTCCAGGTCGCCATGGCCGTCCCGGCACTGCGGCGGATGGGCTTCAACATCGCCCCGAACTTCCGCTGGCGCGACCCGCGGGTCCGCCAGGTGCTGAAGCTCATGCTGCCGGTGACGATCGGGCTCGGGCTGATCAACTTCAACCTGCTCATCAACTCGTTCCTGGGGGCGCTGGTCAGCGAGCAGGCGCCGCGCGCGATCGACGCCGCGTTCCGCATCTACATGCTGCCCCAGGGCATGTTCAGCGTCGCGGTCGCGACCGTGCTGTACCCGGCCCTCAGCCGCTTCGCGGCGCGCCGCGACCACGACGGCCTGCGCGCGCTGACCGCCAACGGCTTCCGCCAGATCTTCCTGCTGCTCGTGCCCGCGGCCGCGGCGACGATCGCGCTCGCGACCCCGATCACGCGGCTGGTCTACGAGCACGGCGAGTTCGGACCGGACTCCACGAAGCTCGTCTCCAGCGCGCTGTTCTGGTTCTCGTTCAGCCTGCCGTTCAGCGGCGTGAACCTGCTGCTGACGCGGACGTTCTTCTCGCTGCAGCGGCCCTGGATCACCACGAAGCTCGCGGGCCTGAACCTGCTCGTGAACGTCGTCGTCAGCGCCGCGCTCTACGGGCCGTTCGGGATCCCGGGGATCGTCGCGGGCACGGTCGCGTCGAGCGCGTTCATGACCGCCGCGCAGATGTACTGCCTGCGCCGCGAGCTCGACAACCGCCTCGAGGTCCGCGAGACCGCGGTGGCGATCGCGAAGATCGTCGGGGCCGCCGTCGCGTTCGGGCTGCTGGCCTACTGGACGTGGTGGGGCCTGGACGAGGTCCTCGGGCGCAGCATCCCCGCCCAGATCGTCAGCGTCGGCAGCGCGCTGACCGCCGGCACGATCATCTACGTGGGGATCGTCCTGCTGCTCGACGTGCGGGAGGCCGCGCAGATCCAGCGGCTGCTGGCCGGCCGCCTGCGACGCGGCCGCTGA
- a CDS encoding DMT family transporter has translation MRDDSNATAPGRETQGLLLGALGVVAFSFSLPATRVAVDGGLDPWLVAFGRATVAALLAVAVLAVGRAPRPTGPQTRRLLVVAAGVVVGFPLATSLALETETAAHGIVVIGVLPALTASFAVLRAGERPSGRFWLAAAAGLLIVGGFALATSGGAPTRADGLMLLGTVVCALGYAEGGALARELGGARTICWALVLALPLTAAIAAASLASTPVSGVPGTAWAGFAYVSVFSMFLGFFAWYAGLARGGVAKVGQVQLAQPLLGLGWSALVLGEAVGPGTAAAALGVLACVVATQRARVERIPPPTPVPAAVAVASGPGRSPRPVPAAPAAGGHPHGRADRAVG, from the coding sequence ATGAGAGATGACAGTAACGCTACTGCGCCCGGTCGAGAAACGCAAGGGCTGCTCCTCGGAGCGCTCGGCGTCGTGGCCTTCTCGTTCTCCCTGCCCGCGACCCGCGTCGCCGTCGACGGCGGGCTCGACCCGTGGCTCGTCGCCTTCGGCCGCGCCACCGTCGCCGCCCTGCTAGCCGTCGCCGTGCTCGCCGTCGGGCGTGCTCCACGGCCCACGGGCCCCCAGACCCGGCGGCTGCTGGTCGTCGCCGCCGGGGTCGTCGTCGGCTTCCCGCTGGCGACCTCGCTGGCGCTCGAGACCGAGACCGCGGCGCACGGGATCGTCGTCATCGGCGTCCTGCCCGCGCTGACCGCGTCGTTCGCGGTCCTGCGCGCGGGCGAGCGGCCGTCGGGCCGCTTCTGGCTGGCGGCCGCCGCCGGACTGCTGATCGTCGGCGGCTTCGCGCTCGCCACCAGCGGTGGCGCCCCCACCCGCGCCGACGGCCTGATGCTCCTCGGGACCGTGGTCTGCGCGCTCGGCTACGCGGAGGGCGGGGCCCTCGCGCGCGAGCTCGGCGGGGCGCGCACGATCTGCTGGGCGCTCGTGCTCGCGCTCCCGCTCACGGCCGCGATCGCCGCGGCGTCGCTCGCCTCGACGCCCGTCTCCGGCGTCCCCGGGACCGCCTGGGCGGGATTCGCGTACGTCTCGGTCTTCTCGATGTTCCTCGGCTTCTTCGCCTGGTACGCGGGGCTCGCCCGGGGCGGTGTCGCGAAGGTCGGGCAGGTGCAGCTCGCGCAGCCGCTGCTCGGGCTCGGCTGGTCGGCGCTCGTGCTCGGTGAGGCCGTCGGCCCGGGCACCGCGGCCGCGGCGCTGGGGGTCCTGGCCTGCGTCGTGGCCACCCAGCGCGCCCGCGTCGAGCGGATCCCGCCGCCCACCCCGGTCCCGGCCGCCGTCGCGGTCGCCTCGGGGCCCGGCCGGTCGCCCCGCCCGGTGCCCGCCGCACCGGCGGCCGGCGGGCACCCGCACGGCCGGGCGGACCGCGCCGTGGGCTAG
- the lepA gene encoding translation elongation factor 4, with amino-acid sequence MADQSQIRNFSIIAHIDHGKSTLADRILELTQTVDPRLMRAQLLDSMELERERGITIKSQAVRVYFTSRRDGETYQFHLIDTPGHVDFTYEVSRSLAACEGALLVVDASQGVEAQTLANTYLAVDAGLELIPCLNKIDLPGAEPERVAAEVAELLGEPADAIKRISGKTGEGVLEVLEELVEKVPPPEGDPDAAPRAVIFDSEFDQYRGVVAYIRVVDGTFRKGEAIRAMATGTEADIDDIGYFTPAMTSADHLTVGEVGYVITGIKDVTKLRVGDTITTKRAGAEEALPGYRDVQPVVFCGMFPIEADDYGDLRDALEKLTLNDAALHWEPETSDALGFGFRCGFLGLLHMDIVRERLEREYDLNLMCTMPSVGFEVSLTNGEELHVYNPSDMPEPARIKEIREPYVKATIITPKEYVGTIMELCQDKRGEHDGMTYLSADRVQMMYDLPLSEIVMDFFDQLKSRTRGYASLDYEVTGMKASNLVRLDVLLAGDVVDALSMLVHKDKAYGVGRTLTEKLREKIPRQQYDVPIQAAIGSHIVARETVKAFRKDVTAKCYGGDISRKRKLLEKQKEGKRRMKQVGRVEVPQEAFLAVLELGDAK; translated from the coding sequence ATGGCCGACCAGTCGCAGATCCGGAACTTCTCGATCATCGCCCACATCGACCACGGGAAGTCGACGCTGGCCGATCGCATCCTCGAGCTGACGCAGACGGTCGACCCCCGGCTGATGCGCGCGCAGCTGCTCGACTCGATGGAGCTCGAGCGCGAGCGCGGCATCACGATCAAGTCGCAGGCGGTGCGCGTCTACTTCACCTCCCGGCGCGACGGCGAGACCTACCAGTTCCACCTCATCGACACCCCCGGCCACGTCGACTTCACCTACGAGGTCTCGCGGTCGCTGGCGGCGTGCGAGGGCGCGCTGCTCGTCGTCGACGCGTCGCAGGGGGTCGAGGCCCAGACGCTCGCCAACACGTACCTCGCGGTCGACGCGGGCCTCGAGCTGATCCCGTGCCTGAACAAGATCGACCTGCCGGGCGCCGAGCCCGAGCGCGTCGCCGCCGAGGTCGCGGAGCTGCTCGGCGAGCCCGCGGACGCGATCAAGCGCATCAGCGGCAAGACCGGGGAGGGCGTGCTCGAGGTCCTCGAGGAGCTCGTCGAGAAGGTCCCGCCGCCGGAGGGGGACCCCGACGCGGCGCCCCGCGCGGTGATCTTCGACTCGGAGTTCGACCAGTACCGCGGCGTGGTCGCCTACATCCGCGTCGTCGACGGCACCTTCCGCAAGGGCGAGGCGATCCGCGCGATGGCGACCGGCACCGAGGCCGACATCGACGACATCGGCTACTTCACCCCGGCGATGACGAGCGCCGACCACCTCACGGTCGGGGAGGTCGGGTACGTCATCACCGGCATCAAGGACGTCACGAAGCTGCGCGTCGGCGACACGATCACGACGAAGCGCGCGGGGGCCGAGGAGGCCCTGCCCGGCTACCGCGACGTGCAGCCGGTCGTCTTCTGCGGCATGTTCCCGATCGAGGCCGACGACTACGGCGACCTCCGCGACGCGCTCGAGAAGCTGACGCTCAACGACGCGGCGCTGCACTGGGAGCCCGAGACCTCCGACGCCCTGGGATTCGGCTTCCGCTGCGGCTTCCTCGGTCTGCTGCACATGGACATCGTGCGCGAGCGGCTGGAGCGCGAGTACGACCTCAACCTCATGTGCACGATGCCCTCGGTGGGCTTCGAGGTCTCGCTCACCAACGGCGAGGAGCTGCACGTCTACAACCCGTCCGACATGCCCGAGCCGGCCCGGATCAAGGAGATCCGCGAGCCGTACGTGAAGGCCACGATCATCACGCCGAAGGAGTACGTCGGCACGATCATGGAGCTCTGCCAGGACAAGCGCGGCGAGCACGACGGCATGACCTACCTGTCCGCCGACCGCGTGCAGATGATGTACGACCTGCCGCTGTCGGAGATCGTCATGGACTTCTTCGACCAGCTGAAGTCGCGGACCCGCGGGTACGCGTCGCTGGACTACGAGGTCACCGGCATGAAGGCCTCGAACCTCGTGCGGCTCGACGTGCTGCTCGCCGGCGACGTCGTCGACGCGCTGAGCATGCTCGTCCACAAGGACAAGGCCTACGGCGTCGGCCGCACGCTCACCGAGAAGCTGCGCGAGAAGATCCCGCGCCAGCAGTACGACGTGCCGATCCAGGCGGCGATCGGCTCCCACATCGTCGCCCGCGAGACCGTCAAGGCCTTCCGCAAGGACGTCACCGCCAAGTGCTACGGCGGCGACATCTCCCGCAAGCGCAAGCTGCTGGAGAAGCAGAAGGAGGGCAAGCGGCGGATGAAGCAGGTCGGCCGCGTCGAGGTGCCGCAGGAGGCGTTCCTCGCGGTCCTCGAGCTCGGCGACGCGAAGTAG